From one Phytohabitans houttuyneae genomic stretch:
- a CDS encoding ROK family transcriptional regulator, giving the protein MVGVWPDNRHQAAVLRLLRDGGPRSRAELVDAVGLSRSKLAVEIDRLIDRGLVDTAGPAASRGGRRSSVIRIAAATRFLGIDIGATTLDLAVTDGEMRVLGRVTERTDLRKGPTAVISQALEMVNKLRVETGTPRFTGAGVGIPGPVSFREGMPVSPPFMPGWHRFPVRETLAAELSCPVLVDNDVNIMALGEMHSGIARSFEDFLFVKIGAGIGCGIVAAGEVYRGATGSAGDIGHTSVDPHGPVCVCGNTGCLEAFFGGAALTRDALAAARSGRSPHLADRLRESGAVTPVDVSTAAADGDPFAMSMVRDGARRVGQVLAGLVSFFNPGLIVIGGGVAGIGHALLAEIRSVVYRSSLPLATGDMPIALSEMGDEAGLVGAARMISDHICHDQGTPALRPA; this is encoded by the coding sequence ATGGTTGGAGTGTGGCCCGACAATCGGCACCAGGCGGCGGTCCTCCGCCTCCTGCGCGACGGCGGGCCCCGCTCCCGCGCCGAGCTTGTCGACGCGGTGGGACTGTCCCGGTCGAAGCTGGCCGTCGAGATCGACCGCCTGATCGACCGCGGCCTCGTCGACACCGCCGGCCCCGCCGCCTCCCGGGGTGGCCGCCGTTCGTCGGTGATCCGGATCGCCGCGGCCACCCGGTTTCTCGGCATCGACATCGGCGCCACCACCCTCGACCTCGCCGTCACCGACGGCGAGATGCGCGTCCTCGGCCGCGTCACCGAGCGCACCGACCTGCGCAAGGGCCCGACCGCGGTGATCAGCCAGGCCCTGGAGATGGTCAACAAGCTCCGCGTCGAGACGGGCACGCCCCGCTTCACCGGCGCCGGCGTGGGCATCCCCGGCCCGGTCAGCTTCCGCGAGGGCATGCCCGTGTCGCCACCGTTCATGCCCGGCTGGCACCGCTTTCCGGTGCGGGAGACGCTGGCTGCCGAGCTGAGCTGCCCGGTCCTCGTCGACAACGACGTCAACATCATGGCGCTCGGCGAGATGCACTCCGGGATCGCCCGCTCGTTCGAGGACTTCCTCTTCGTGAAGATCGGCGCCGGCATCGGCTGCGGCATCGTCGCGGCCGGCGAGGTCTACCGCGGCGCCACCGGCAGCGCCGGCGACATCGGCCACACGTCGGTCGACCCGCACGGCCCGGTCTGCGTCTGCGGAAACACCGGCTGCCTGGAAGCCTTCTTCGGCGGCGCCGCCCTGACCCGCGACGCACTCGCCGCCGCCCGCTCCGGCCGCTCCCCCCACCTGGCCGACCGCCTGCGCGAGAGCGGCGCGGTAACCCCGGTCGACGTCTCGACCGCCGCGGCCGACGGCGACCCGTTCGCGATGAGCATGGTCCGCGACGGCGCCCGCCGCGTCGGCCAGGTGCTCGCCGGCCTGGTCAGCTTCTTCAACCCCGGCCTGATCGTGATCGGTGGCGGCGTGGCCGGCATCGGCCACGCCCTGCTGGCCGAGATCCGGTCGGTCGTCTACCGCTCGTCACTCCCCCTCGCGACCGGCGACATGCCCATCGCCCTCTCCGAGATGGGCGACGAGGCCGGCTTGGTGGGCGCCGCCCGCATGATCAGCGACCACATCTGCCACGACCAGGGCACGCCAGCTCTCCGCCCCGCTTAG
- a CDS encoding ABC transporter ATP-binding protein gives MTTVQPLIQARGLVKRFGDFTAVDGIDVDVRPGEAFGFLGPNGAGKSSTMRMIGCVSPPTGGTLRILGKDPTRDGPAIRARLGVCPQLDNLDPELTVQENLTTYARYFGIPRRVARARAAELLDFVQLAERAGSKVEPLSGGMKRRLTIARALVNEPDIVLLDEPTTGLDPQARHLVWERLFRLKRQGVTLVLTTHYMDEAEQLCDRLVVMDGGRIVAEGSPRELIERHSTREVVELRFAAESQEAFAGKLGGLGERVEVLPDRILLYVDDGDTAVADVHGRGLTPASVLVRRSSLEDVFLHLTGRTLVD, from the coding sequence GTGACAACAGTCCAACCACTCATCCAAGCGCGGGGGCTGGTGAAGCGGTTCGGCGACTTCACGGCCGTCGATGGCATCGACGTCGACGTGCGGCCGGGCGAGGCGTTCGGGTTCCTGGGTCCAAACGGTGCTGGCAAGAGCTCGACCATGCGCATGATCGGCTGTGTCTCGCCGCCCACCGGTGGCACGCTGCGGATCCTCGGCAAGGACCCGACCCGCGACGGCCCGGCCATCCGCGCGCGCCTCGGCGTCTGCCCGCAGCTGGACAACCTCGACCCCGAGCTGACGGTCCAGGAAAACCTGACGACCTACGCGCGGTACTTCGGCATACCCCGCCGGGTCGCGCGGGCTAGGGCGGCCGAGCTGCTCGACTTCGTGCAGCTGGCCGAGCGGGCCGGTAGCAAGGTCGAGCCGCTGTCGGGCGGCATGAAGCGGCGGCTCACGATCGCCCGCGCGCTTGTCAACGAGCCCGACATCGTGCTGCTCGACGAGCCGACGACCGGGCTCGACCCGCAGGCCCGCCACCTGGTGTGGGAGCGGCTGTTCCGGCTCAAGCGGCAAGGCGTGACGCTGGTGCTGACCACGCACTACATGGACGAGGCCGAGCAGCTGTGCGACCGCCTCGTGGTGATGGATGGCGGCCGCATCGTGGCCGAGGGCTCGCCGCGCGAGCTGATCGAGCGCCACTCCACGCGCGAGGTGGTGGAGCTGCGGTTCGCGGCCGAGTCGCAGGAAGCCTTCGCCGGCAAGCTGGGCGGCCTCGGCGAGCGGGTCGAGGTGCTGCCGGACCGCATCCTGCTGTACGTGGACGACGGCGACACCGCCGTGGCCGACGTGCACGGCCGAGGGCTCACCCCGGCCAGCGTGCTGGTGCGCCGCAGCTCGCTCGAAGACGTCTTCCTCCACCTGACCGGCCGGACGCTGGTGGACTGA
- a CDS encoding Ig-like domain repeat protein has protein sequence MSKRMFARAGALLGVAVMSAGVLVAVASPAQAASLGAITVAPTNGTVDANPMFTTATSQNACPSGFGENAGLRVGPAGGPYQNLARALGGGGYDQAPVTISPNRSLAQALGVTTVAPGSYVIIIECFSLTAGRHPDEFQLPIVVEGTNWRVDSGPVAEDTTTTLAVSPATIESGDEVTLTATVAPSNAAGTVQFRRGASTVIGTAPVASGTASLTTTSLPIGTHSITAVFTPASPAAFNPSTSSPQSVTVELGDGPAAAQEIVADITPGAFSLAVAGNTAALAGGTVGGTATGDLNKATVTDLRGSNAGWDLTGQLEDFNTVPATTAIGAANLTWAPTATKTSGSGSVTAGAGADLGATRTLCSAAQASSAGVFDCGAGLTLSVPDTAAPGAYAATLTLTLA, from the coding sequence ATGAGCAAGCGCATGTTCGCTCGTGCGGGCGCGCTGCTTGGTGTGGCCGTCATGTCGGCCGGCGTACTCGTGGCGGTGGCGTCGCCGGCACAGGCGGCTTCCCTCGGCGCGATCACGGTCGCGCCGACGAACGGCACGGTCGACGCCAACCCGATGTTCACGACGGCCACCTCCCAGAACGCGTGCCCGAGCGGGTTCGGGGAGAACGCCGGTCTGCGGGTGGGTCCGGCCGGTGGTCCCTACCAGAACCTGGCGCGCGCGCTGGGTGGCGGCGGGTACGACCAGGCGCCCGTGACGATCTCGCCGAACCGTTCGCTGGCCCAGGCGCTGGGTGTCACGACGGTCGCGCCGGGCTCGTACGTGATCATCATCGAGTGCTTCAGCCTGACCGCCGGCCGGCACCCTGACGAGTTCCAGCTTCCGATCGTCGTCGAGGGCACCAACTGGCGGGTCGACAGCGGGCCGGTGGCCGAGGACACCACCACCACGCTCGCCGTCTCCCCGGCGACCATCGAGTCGGGCGACGAGGTCACGCTGACCGCGACCGTGGCGCCGTCCAACGCCGCGGGCACCGTGCAGTTCCGGCGGGGCGCCAGCACCGTGATCGGCACCGCGCCGGTCGCGAGCGGCACCGCCAGCCTCACCACCACCTCGCTGCCGATCGGGACCCACTCGATCACGGCGGTCTTCACGCCGGCCAGCCCGGCCGCGTTCAACCCCTCCACCTCCTCGCCGCAGTCGGTGACGGTCGAGCTCGGCGACGGCCCGGCGGCAGCGCAGGAGATCGTCGCGGACATCACCCCGGGCGCGTTCAGCCTGGCGGTGGCCGGCAACACGGCCGCTCTCGCGGGCGGCACCGTGGGTGGCACCGCGACCGGCGACCTCAACAAGGCCACGGTGACCGACCTGCGCGGTAGCAACGCGGGTTGGGACCTGACCGGCCAGCTTGAGGACTTCAACACCGTTCCGGCGACGACCGCGATCGGTGCCGCGAACCTGACCTGGGCGCCGACCGCGACCAAGACCAGCGGCTCGGGTTCGGTCACGGCGGGTGCCGGTGCCGACCTCGGCGCCACCCGCACCCTCTGCTCGGCGGCGCAGGCGAGCAGCGCGGGCGTGTTCGACTGCGGCGCCGGCCTGACGCTGTCCGTGCCGGACACCGCCGCGCCCGGCGCGTACGCCGCCACCCTGACCCTGACGCTGGCCTGA
- a CDS encoding ABC transporter permease gives MTSVFEYHLVVYRRVWRGSALSTFVLPLLTVLGFGLGVGEYVDGGVDGVPYLDWIVPGLIASTVMQVAIFESTWPVLSSFNWARTYEGQAAAPLRIDDILGGNLLYVLFRAVTGSVAFLVVAAAFGALHSWWALAVLPISLLLALAFAAPTFAYSSSVTSDSYLALLFRFAVIPMSLFAGVFFPVESLPVGLRWLAYASPLWHGVDLSRAATLGVPADWSVTGHLLYLALWAAGGYAIARVRFKKRLVV, from the coding sequence ATGACCTCGGTGTTCGAGTACCACCTGGTGGTCTACAGGCGGGTGTGGCGGGGCAGCGCGCTGTCCACGTTCGTGCTGCCGCTGCTGACCGTGCTCGGCTTCGGCCTGGGCGTCGGGGAGTACGTGGACGGTGGCGTCGACGGCGTGCCCTACCTCGACTGGATCGTGCCCGGCCTGATCGCCTCGACGGTGATGCAGGTGGCCATCTTCGAGTCGACCTGGCCGGTGCTGAGCAGCTTCAACTGGGCGCGCACGTACGAGGGGCAGGCCGCCGCGCCGCTGCGGATCGACGACATCCTCGGCGGCAACCTGTTGTACGTGCTCTTCCGGGCGGTGACCGGCTCGGTCGCGTTCCTGGTGGTGGCCGCCGCCTTCGGTGCGCTGCACTCGTGGTGGGCCCTCGCCGTGCTGCCGATCTCGCTGCTGCTCGCGCTGGCGTTCGCGGCGCCCACGTTCGCGTACAGCTCGTCGGTCACCAGTGACAGCTACCTCGCGCTGCTGTTCCGGTTTGCGGTCATCCCGATGTCGCTGTTCGCCGGCGTCTTCTTCCCGGTCGAGTCGCTGCCGGTGGGGCTGCGCTGGCTGGCGTACGCGTCGCCGCTGTGGCACGGCGTCGACCTGTCCCGCGCCGCCACCCTCGGCGTGCCGGCCGACTGGTCGGTCACGGGGCACCTGCTCTACCTCGCCCTCTGGGCGGCCGGCGGCTACGCGATCGCACGCGTCCGGTTCAAGAAGCGGTTGGTGGTCTAG
- a CDS encoding ABC transporter permease yields MVTLVLPRLVSFEGAGRRSASVAERNVAALKSAYWVVLISGFFEPLLYLLSIGVGVGGLVGDLTLPSGQVVEYAAFVAPAMLASAAMSGALSETTFNFFGKMKFMKLYDGVLATPVRPFEIALGELAWAMVRGSLYSAAFLVVMYALDLTTGLRALAAFPAAVLVGFAFGALGMALSTFMRGWQDFDIVGSAQFALFLFSGTFVPAESYPSVLRWVIELTPLYRAVDLLRGISTGSLGASGWLDLVYLLAVIAIGLAIASRRMAKLLCK; encoded by the coding sequence ATGGTCACGTTGGTGCTGCCTCGGTTGGTCAGCTTCGAGGGCGCCGGTCGCCGCTCCGCGTCGGTTGCCGAGCGCAACGTCGCGGCGCTCAAGTCGGCGTACTGGGTCGTGCTCATCTCCGGCTTCTTCGAGCCGCTGCTCTACCTGCTGTCGATCGGCGTCGGGGTGGGCGGCCTGGTCGGCGACCTCACCCTGCCGAGCGGTCAGGTGGTGGAGTACGCGGCGTTCGTCGCACCCGCGATGCTCGCCTCCGCCGCGATGTCCGGCGCGCTGTCGGAAACGACGTTCAACTTCTTCGGGAAGATGAAGTTCATGAAGCTGTACGACGGGGTGCTCGCCACCCCCGTGCGGCCCTTCGAAATCGCGCTCGGCGAGCTGGCGTGGGCGATGGTGCGCGGCTCGCTCTATTCGGCCGCGTTCCTCGTCGTGATGTACGCGTTGGACCTCACGACCGGGCTCCGGGCGCTGGCCGCGTTTCCGGCGGCGGTGCTTGTCGGCTTCGCGTTCGGCGCGCTGGGCATGGCGCTTTCCACGTTCATGCGCGGGTGGCAGGACTTCGACATTGTCGGTTCGGCGCAGTTCGCACTGTTTCTCTTCTCCGGCACTTTCGTCCCGGCCGAGTCCTATCCGTCCGTCCTGCGCTGGGTCATCGAGCTGACCCCGCTGTACCGCGCCGTCGACCTGCTGCGCGGCATCAGCACCGGCTCGCTCGGCGCCTCGGGCTGGCTCGACCTGGTGTACCTGCTGGCCGTGATCGCCATCGGTCTGGCGATCGCTTCGCGCAGGATGGCGAAGTTGTTGTGCAAGTGA
- a CDS encoding sugar phosphate isomerase/epimerase family protein has protein sequence MSEPQSKKALTRRRLIQASAGAAAALGAAGLPVLQTSAPALGDKKITVEPLIPSQNRGIILYSVRDRISAAPDDSGVPYGFERVLARLAEIGYKEIEFAGYNQHTSILGRQITPEEIRKILDDNGLVANGTHTQIRADTFQQQLDIAETLGMKNIGTGSDPTNSAYQSDWDAAADLWNELGRQAKERGLRLYTHNHDVAYSFLLDSGPLDANGRPTASSGVRRLEYFFAKTDPKYVFFEFDIYWGYVARFKHKTYTNSRGQVRTDLFDPILNVANRTKRFPLFHAKDGDRAPEQANGHVMTPLGEGDINFQQFFEVIGEPEFHHANWEQDTAPGARPTPVSPSRSLSSATRTCPT, from the coding sequence ATGAGCGAGCCACAGTCCAAGAAAGCGTTGACCCGTCGCCGCCTGATTCAGGCTTCGGCCGGCGCGGCCGCCGCGCTCGGCGCAGCCGGCCTCCCGGTCCTGCAGACAAGTGCACCGGCGCTCGGTGACAAGAAGATCACCGTCGAGCCGCTGATCCCGAGCCAGAACCGCGGCATCATCCTCTACAGCGTGCGCGACCGGATCAGCGCGGCACCGGACGACAGCGGTGTCCCGTACGGCTTCGAGCGGGTGCTGGCCCGCCTGGCCGAGATCGGCTACAAGGAGATCGAGTTCGCTGGCTACAACCAGCACACCTCGATCCTTGGCCGCCAGATCACGCCGGAGGAGATCCGCAAGATCCTCGACGACAACGGGCTCGTCGCCAACGGCACGCACACCCAGATCCGTGCCGACACGTTCCAGCAGCAGCTGGACATCGCCGAGACGCTCGGCATGAAGAACATCGGCACGGGCTCGGACCCGACCAACAGCGCCTACCAGTCCGACTGGGACGCGGCCGCGGACCTCTGGAACGAGCTGGGCCGCCAGGCGAAGGAACGCGGCCTCCGGCTGTACACGCACAACCACGACGTGGCGTACAGCTTCCTGCTCGACTCGGGCCCGCTGGACGCCAACGGCCGGCCGACCGCGTCGTCCGGCGTGCGCCGCCTGGAGTACTTCTTCGCCAAGACCGACCCGAAGTACGTCTTCTTCGAGTTCGACATCTACTGGGGCTACGTGGCCCGGTTCAAGCACAAGACCTACACCAACTCCCGCGGCCAGGTGCGGACCGACCTCTTCGACCCGATCCTGAACGTGGCAAACCGGACCAAGCGCTTCCCGCTCTTCCATGCCAAGGACGGCGACCGCGCGCCCGAGCAGGCCAACGGGCACGTGATGACGCCGCTGGGCGAGGGTGACATCAACTTCCAGCAGTTCTTCGAGGTGATCGGGGAGCCGGAGTTCCACCACGCGAACTGGGAGCAGGACACCGCCCCGGGGGCACGGCCAACCCCGGTCAGTCCCTCTCGTTCGCTCAGCTCAGCTACACGAACATGTCCGACTTGA
- the dnaG gene encoding DNA primase: MAGRIRDEDIALVRDRTAIADVISEHVTLKSAGGGNLKGLCPFHDEKTASFTVAPARNVYFCHGCGQGGDAIKFLMDIDHLSFIEAVERLAGRSGIQLRYIEAGPAPVRQQQGQRQRLVAAHVAAAEFYADQLGTGPAQKAREFLAERGFDRATAQLYGCGFAPDAWDHLAKHLRQKGYTPQELITAGLVREARSGSLIDRFRGRLLWPIKDLTGDVIGFGARRLFDQDDGPKYLNTPETPIYKKSHVLYGVDLAKREIAKQGRVVIVEGYTDVMACHLADVPTAVATCGTSFGSDHIGVLRRLLMDSDGFTGEIIFTFDGDAAGQKAALRAFEEDQKFVGRTFIAISPDSMDPCELRLAKGDLAVRDLIARREPLVDFALRQVLSRHDLDTVEGRVDAMRRAAPLVAKIKDREKRPEYVRKLAGDLGMEIEPVQRAVAAATGRAEPPPGRPAPAESAVDSPQAMVERECLKLALQMPALAGPMFDALGAEVYRHPVHIAVREGITTAGGAASAVAGAVWIEGVRDACGDLAAKALVGELAVEPLRLDNEPDPRYVSVALARLQLASVASRIRDLKSKVQRVNPVTNKDEYLALAGELFSLEQHARALREQAVGGL; this comes from the coding sequence ATGGCTGGCCGCATCCGGGACGAGGACATCGCGCTGGTCCGTGACCGCACGGCGATCGCCGACGTCATCTCCGAGCACGTCACGCTGAAGTCGGCGGGCGGTGGCAACCTCAAGGGCCTGTGCCCGTTCCACGACGAAAAGACCGCCTCGTTCACCGTCGCCCCCGCCCGAAACGTGTATTTCTGCCATGGCTGCGGCCAGGGCGGCGACGCGATCAAGTTCCTGATGGACATCGACCACCTTTCGTTCATCGAGGCGGTCGAGCGGCTGGCCGGGCGTTCCGGCATCCAGCTGCGCTACATCGAGGCCGGGCCGGCGCCGGTGCGCCAGCAGCAGGGGCAGCGGCAGCGCCTGGTCGCCGCGCACGTCGCCGCCGCCGAGTTCTACGCCGACCAGCTCGGCACCGGGCCCGCGCAGAAGGCGCGCGAGTTTCTCGCCGAGCGTGGCTTCGACCGGGCCACCGCCCAGCTGTACGGCTGCGGCTTCGCCCCCGACGCCTGGGACCACCTCGCCAAGCACCTGCGGCAGAAGGGGTACACGCCGCAGGAGCTGATCACCGCGGGCCTGGTGCGGGAGGCGCGCTCCGGCTCGCTCATCGACCGTTTCCGCGGCCGCCTGCTGTGGCCGATCAAAGACCTCACCGGCGACGTGATCGGCTTCGGCGCGCGCCGCCTCTTCGACCAGGACGACGGCCCGAAGTACCTCAACACCCCCGAGACGCCCATCTACAAGAAGTCGCACGTGCTCTACGGCGTCGACCTGGCCAAGCGCGAGATCGCCAAGCAGGGGCGCGTGGTGATCGTCGAGGGGTACACCGACGTCATGGCCTGCCACCTCGCCGACGTGCCCACCGCCGTGGCGACCTGCGGCACCTCGTTCGGCAGCGACCACATCGGCGTGCTGCGGCGGCTGCTGATGGACAGCGACGGCTTCACCGGCGAAATCATCTTCACCTTCGACGGCGACGCGGCCGGGCAGAAGGCGGCGCTGCGGGCGTTCGAGGAAGACCAGAAGTTCGTCGGCCGCACGTTCATCGCCATCTCGCCCGACAGCATGGACCCGTGCGAGCTGCGCCTGGCAAAGGGCGACCTCGCCGTCCGCGACCTGATCGCCCGCCGCGAGCCGCTCGTCGACTTCGCGCTGCGCCAGGTGCTCTCCCGCCACGACCTGGACACCGTCGAGGGCAGGGTCGACGCGATGCGCCGCGCCGCGCCACTCGTGGCGAAGATCAAAGACCGCGAAAAGCGCCCGGAGTACGTGCGGAAGCTCGCCGGCGACCTCGGCATGGAGATCGAGCCGGTCCAGCGCGCCGTGGCCGCCGCCACCGGCCGCGCCGAGCCGCCACCCGGCCGCCCCGCGCCAGCGGAGTCCGCTGTGGACAGTCCACAGGCGATGGTGGAGCGCGAGTGCCTCAAGCTGGCGCTGCAGATGCCCGCGCTGGCCGGCCCGATGTTCGACGCGCTGGGCGCCGAGGTCTACCGCCACCCCGTACACATCGCGGTCCGTGAGGGCATCACCACCGCGGGCGGCGCGGCTTCCGCGGTGGCGGGCGCCGTCTGGATCGAGGGGGTACGCGACGCGTGCGGCGACCTCGCCGCGAAGGCCCTCGTCGGCGAGCTGGCGGTGGAGCCGCTGCGCCTGGACAACGAGCCCGACCCCCGCTACGTCTCGGTCGCGCTCGCCCGCCTCCAGCTGGCCTCGGTGGCCTCCCGCATCCGCGACCTGAAGTCGAAGGTGCAACGCGTCAACCCGGTGACCAACAAGGACGAGTATCTGGCACTGGCCGGGGAACTTTTCTCCCTGGAGCAGCACGCGCGCGCGCTCCGCGAGCAGGCGGTCGGGGGTCTGTAG
- a CDS encoding ROK family transcriptional regulator, whose protein sequence is MRTAEPLHLRLLRLLRDHGTISRAELADRLEIPRPRLLGELDRLVALGYVAEAGMAASRGGRRSTLVELNPGLRFAAVDLGASSVDVEVTNGRLEQIAAYNENADIRSGPKVILQRVNELLAKAKVDGAYEKLDAVGIGVPGPVSFRDGVPVSPPIMPGWDRFPVRELLTREHGCPAVVDNDVNIMAIGERHGGVAHSVDDFLFVKIGTGIGCGIYLSGDVYRGTDGCAGDIGHIQVDSHGPMCTCGNVGCLEALFSGAALAKDATLAARNGTSPALADRLAANGVVTARDVAEAASEGDVTCIRLIRDGGRRVGGVLAGLVSFANPSMIVIGGGLAHLGHILLAEIRSVVYRRSLPLATGNLPVVLSELGPRAGVTGAGVLASDVAFEQAS, encoded by the coding sequence GTGCGTACGGCCGAACCACTGCACCTGCGGCTTCTCCGCTTGTTGCGCGACCACGGCACGATCTCCCGCGCCGAGCTCGCCGACCGGCTGGAGATCCCGCGCCCCCGTTTGCTGGGGGAGCTGGACCGGCTGGTCGCGCTCGGCTACGTGGCCGAGGCCGGCATGGCCGCCTCCCGCGGCGGCCGGCGGTCCACATTGGTCGAGCTGAACCCGGGCCTGCGCTTCGCCGCGGTCGACCTGGGCGCCAGCTCTGTCGACGTCGAGGTGACCAACGGCCGGCTGGAGCAGATCGCGGCGTACAACGAGAACGCCGACATCCGCTCCGGCCCCAAGGTGATCCTGCAGCGGGTCAACGAGCTGCTGGCAAAGGCCAAAGTGGACGGTGCGTACGAGAAGCTGGACGCCGTCGGCATCGGAGTGCCGGGGCCGGTGAGCTTCCGCGACGGCGTGCCGGTCTCGCCGCCGATCATGCCGGGCTGGGACCGCTTTCCGGTGCGCGAGCTGCTCACCCGCGAGCACGGCTGCCCCGCGGTGGTGGACAACGACGTCAACATCATGGCGATCGGTGAGCGGCACGGCGGCGTGGCCCACTCCGTCGACGACTTCCTCTTCGTAAAGATCGGCACCGGCATCGGCTGCGGCATCTACCTCAGCGGCGACGTCTACCGGGGCACCGACGGGTGTGCCGGCGACATCGGCCACATCCAGGTCGACTCGCACGGCCCGATGTGCACCTGCGGCAACGTCGGCTGTCTCGAGGCGCTCTTCAGCGGCGCGGCGCTCGCCAAGGACGCGACGCTGGCCGCGCGCAACGGCACCTCCCCGGCACTCGCCGACCGGCTCGCGGCCAACGGTGTGGTGACCGCCCGCGACGTCGCGGAGGCCGCCAGCGAGGGGGACGTCACCTGCATCCGCCTCATCCGCGACGGGGGTAGGCGGGTCGGTGGCGTGCTCGCCGGGCTCGTCAGCTTCGCCAACCCCTCGATGATCGTGATCGGCGGTGGCCTGGCGCACCTCGGCCACATCCTTCTCGCCGAGATCCGCAGCGTTGTGTACCGCCGCTCGCTCCCGCTGGCGACCGGCAACCTTCCCGTTGTCCTCTCCGAGCTGGGACCCCGGGCCGGTGTTACCGGTGCCGGCGTGCTCGCCAGCGACGTGGCATTCGAGCAGGCATCATGA
- a CDS encoding WxL protein peptidoglycan domain-containing protein has protein sequence MTPARPARSRLATRAGLLFASLAVLLATQPLAPASAAPARAPGDDFKWSVVPSSSKGPTVRSRFEYGLKPGEEVSDWVAVSNLGTKPLKVSVYATDAFNAPDGGFALLPASEQPKDVGSWITLPRRDYTVPVGKRVDIPFRVKVPANAEPGDHIGGLIAGATESTTNEQGQQVNVERRIASRVYLRVDGPAQPAAEITRVDAVYDNPLIPFGGGDMTVTYQVANTGNVRFSGKARIEVRGPLGVRVANSEVIDIPELLPDSEIRITRKLAGVFPAGRLDAQVTVNPQVDNTALSLTESRSMWAVPWLLVAVPLLLVGLLLFWLLRRRRFRRLAVEAELVGRGDAVPSAAASRSRAVVLAAVALALAGAPGAMSAQVPGALEPTAGVEIGVSIAPPTVSPTASPTATASPRPSPSPTDGTGGGGGDLPRTGLAIGAFVAVGAALVGGGAGLRVAARRRAVASSATGE, from the coding sequence ATGACACCCGCCCGACCCGCCCGCTCCCGGCTCGCCACGCGCGCCGGGCTTCTGTTCGCTTCGCTGGCAGTGCTCCTCGCGACCCAGCCACTGGCGCCCGCGAGTGCCGCGCCGGCCAGGGCGCCCGGCGACGACTTCAAGTGGAGCGTCGTACCGTCCAGCTCCAAGGGCCCGACCGTGCGGAGCCGGTTCGAGTACGGGCTCAAGCCGGGCGAGGAGGTGTCCGACTGGGTCGCCGTCAGCAACCTCGGCACCAAGCCGCTGAAGGTGTCGGTGTACGCCACTGACGCGTTCAACGCACCGGACGGTGGCTTCGCCCTCTTGCCGGCGAGCGAGCAGCCCAAGGACGTCGGGTCGTGGATCACCCTCCCGCGCAGGGACTACACGGTGCCGGTGGGCAAGCGGGTGGACATCCCGTTCAGGGTGAAGGTCCCCGCGAACGCCGAGCCGGGCGACCACATCGGCGGCCTTATCGCCGGTGCCACCGAGAGCACCACCAACGAGCAGGGCCAGCAGGTCAACGTCGAGCGCCGCATCGCGTCCCGCGTGTACCTGAGGGTCGACGGGCCAGCCCAGCCGGCCGCGGAGATCACCCGCGTCGACGCGGTGTACGACAACCCGCTGATCCCGTTCGGCGGCGGGGACATGACCGTCACGTACCAGGTGGCGAACACGGGCAACGTGCGCTTCAGCGGCAAGGCGCGGATCGAGGTGCGGGGACCGCTCGGCGTGCGGGTCGCCAACAGCGAGGTGATCGACATCCCGGAGCTGCTGCCGGACTCCGAGATCCGGATCACCCGTAAGCTGGCGGGCGTCTTCCCGGCCGGCCGGCTCGACGCGCAGGTCACGGTGAACCCCCAGGTCGACAACACCGCGCTCTCGTTGACCGAGTCCCGTTCGATGTGGGCCGTGCCCTGGCTCCTCGTCGCCGTACCCCTGCTGCTCGTCGGGTTGCTGCTCTTCTGGCTCCTGCGGCGGCGGCGCTTCCGGCGGCTCGCGGTGGAGGCGGAGCTCGTCGGCCGCGGCGACGCGGTGCCGTCGGCGGCCGCGTCCCGCAGCCGGGCGGTGGTGCTCGCCGCGGTGGCGCTCGCTCTCGCCGGTGCGCCGGGTGCGATGTCGGCGCAGGTACCCGGCGCCCTCGAACCGACCGCGGGCGTGGAGATCGGCGTCTCGATCGCGCCGCCCACGGTGTCACCGACCGCCTCGCCCACCGCGACGGCGTCGCCCCGCCCGTCGCCGAGCCCGACGGACGGCACCGGCGGCGGTGGCGGTGACCTGCCTCGCACCGGCCTCGCGATCGGCGCGTTCGTGGCGGTCGGCGCCGCGCTCGTCGGCGGTGGCGCGGGCCTGCGCGTCGCCGCCCGCCGCCGAGCCGTGGCCTCGTCAGCGACCGGGGAGTGA